One Deltaproteobacteria bacterium genomic window carries:
- a CDS encoding PAS domain S-box protein yields the protein MSHPGATRTEQIAPAPQTAASEEQLLLLLALSPDALLVVNQAGEILLSNALAEQLFGYSAQHLRGQPVERLVPERFRATHAGHRAQYFAATRVRPMGSGLDLYGVRSDGSEFPLEISLSPLATGEGVVIVAAIRDISERKRVLPVSMHSSIFPGRSVATGPPRRSDGSAGWEPAAPPPVSAVDRDR from the coding sequence ATGAGCCACCCAGGAGCCACTCGCACCGAGCAGATCGCGCCAGCGCCGCAGACCGCGGCGAGCGAGGAGCAATTGCTGCTCTTGCTGGCGCTTTCTCCCGATGCCTTGCTGGTCGTCAACCAAGCGGGGGAGATCTTGCTGAGCAACGCCCTAGCCGAGCAGCTCTTCGGTTACTCAGCGCAGCATTTGCGTGGACAACCGGTGGAGCGGCTGGTGCCCGAACGATTCCGCGCCACTCACGCCGGCCATCGGGCGCAGTACTTTGCCGCCACGCGTGTGCGCCCGATGGGGAGTGGGCTGGATCTCTACGGCGTGCGGAGCGACGGCAGCGAATTTCCGCTCGAAATCAGTCTGAGCCCGCTAGCAACCGGGGAAGGAGTCGTGATCGTAGCCGCGATTCGCGACATCAGCGAGCGCAAGCGTGTCCTTCCGGTGAGCATGCATAGCTCGATTTTTCCGGGGCGATCGGTTGCGACCGGGCCACCGAGACGGAGCGACGGATCAGCGGGGTGGGAACCGGCTGCGCCGCCACCGGTCAGCGCGGTGGATCGGGACCGGT
- a CDS encoding response regulator — protein sequence MATILIADDRPSDRLAFDAVLSGAGHQVLEASDGEEALALTRSRHPDLVIADIVMPVMDGYDFVKALRQDPATAKTPVIFCSAIFAESEARDLAELCKVSHIILKPSPKEVILQTVAEVLRQAPAAGSPGEQADKEHARLLRQTLLGKVGELELAKQQVGLLLQREAVPAESLTQVFSAHPPLRPILLVEDNPMDVDLTLQAFTEHNVANPIAVCRDGEEALRYIEAHASPQDHELPLLVLLDLRLPNVDGIEVLRQARQHPVWKQVPIIVMTTSRENADIAAAYELGINSYIVKPVDFGTFSDTVGALKMYWMLINQPPFAGPHES from the coding sequence ATGGCCACCATCCTGATTGCCGACGATCGCCCGTCCGACCGCCTTGCTTTCGACGCCGTGCTCAGCGGCGCGGGCCACCAGGTATTGGAGGCGTCCGACGGCGAAGAGGCGCTGGCGCTGACACGTAGCCGGCATCCCGATCTGGTGATCGCCGATATCGTCATGCCGGTGATGGATGGCTACGACTTCGTCAAAGCCCTGCGCCAGGACCCGGCAACCGCGAAGACCCCGGTGATCTTTTGCAGCGCCATATTTGCCGAATCCGAGGCCCGTGACCTGGCTGAGCTGTGCAAGGTGTCGCACATCATCCTCAAGCCATCGCCGAAAGAAGTGATCCTGCAAACCGTGGCGGAGGTGTTGCGGCAGGCGCCGGCGGCAGGATCGCCGGGCGAGCAAGCCGACAAAGAGCACGCCCGCCTGCTGCGGCAGACCCTGCTGGGGAAGGTGGGGGAGCTGGAGCTGGCCAAGCAGCAGGTAGGCCTGCTCTTGCAACGTGAGGCGGTCCCGGCCGAGTCGCTGACGCAAGTCTTCAGCGCCCACCCACCGCTGCGGCCCATCCTGCTGGTGGAAGACAATCCGATGGACGTCGATCTGACCTTGCAAGCCTTCACCGAGCACAACGTGGCCAACCCGATCGCCGTCTGCCGCGACGGCGAAGAGGCGCTGCGCTACATCGAGGCGCACGCGAGCCCGCAGGACCACGAGCTGCCGTTGCTGGTGCTGCTTGACTTGCGCTTGCCCAACGTCGACGGCATCGAGGTGCTGCGCCAAGCCCGCCAACACCCGGTGTGGAAGCAGGTGCCGATCATCGTCATGACCACCTCGCGTGAGAACGCCGACATCGCCGCGGCATACGAGCTGGGGATCAACTCGTACATCGTCAAGCCGGTCGATTTCGGAACTTTCTCCGACACCGTCGGCGCGCTCAAGATGTACTGGATGCTGATCAATCAGCCGCCGTTTGCGGGGCCGCACGAGAGCTAG
- a CDS encoding DUF3536 domain-containing protein: protein MTATSHNRCVCIHAHFYQPPRENPWLEAVEAQDSAAPYHDWNERVAAQCYAPNARARLLDAQQRIVRLVNNYEHVSFNIGPTLMSWLAANAPETYAAIQRADRESVRRLGHGNAIAQAYGHAIMPLADARDRVTQVRWGIRDFEHRFARRPEGMWLPETAVDNASLRVLAEHGIRFTILAPHQAARVRRAGSTAWEDLGPHGIDSRRAYRWHSGKAELALFFYDHDLAHGVAFSGLLNDGAAFAQRLLGGFAPAAAAPQLVHLATDGESYGHHHRFGEMALAYAIQKLAAESAIELTNYAAFLARGGVLDEVQIIEESSWSCVHGIERWRSDCGCNSGGHPGWRQTWRKPLREALHWLKDEVDRRFEDSGALLPNPWAARDAYIEVLLDRSNTRRTAFLAAHARPGLTPKERVRVWKLLEMQRAALLMFTSCGWFFDDLSGLETTQVLRYAGRAMQLAAEVGPPLEPDFLARLDQAHSNLPGRPGGRQIYRQQVAPAAVTLPRAAAHAVLSSVFATAGELPAGAYTYRFESLERVRRAAGSATLALGSVRVQAEITEEAATYAYAALYLGGHDAHCAIGGPDVLSSFPDLPARLAAVFAREPLSAVVRAIDAVFGAAGYSLRDLFQAQRRAILHGIAAQAFRPCVSELEQVFDQHRRMLDFLRETDVPVPEAFREVAHVVLQERLMAAVHQLAAGDNSFAAVAALWEDAGRWEVKLPLPPLTAALEEGLRQVMTKLAADAPAQAGRAEALLDAAALFGVTLNLWAAQNAYYDFASGGAPATALALPLLRRLRQRLGFAPLPPG, encoded by the coding sequence ATGACCGCCACCAGTCACAATCGTTGCGTGTGCATCCACGCCCATTTCTACCAGCCGCCGCGGGAGAACCCGTGGCTGGAGGCGGTTGAGGCGCAGGACTCGGCGGCGCCGTATCACGACTGGAACGAACGGGTGGCGGCGCAGTGCTACGCCCCCAATGCCCGCGCCCGCCTGCTCGACGCGCAGCAGCGCATCGTGCGCCTGGTCAACAACTACGAGCACGTCAGCTTCAATATCGGGCCGACGCTGATGAGTTGGCTGGCGGCCAACGCACCGGAAACCTACGCCGCCATTCAGCGCGCCGACCGCGAGAGTGTGCGCCGTTTGGGCCACGGCAATGCCATCGCCCAAGCCTACGGCCACGCGATCATGCCGCTGGCGGACGCGCGCGACCGGGTGACGCAGGTGCGCTGGGGCATCCGTGACTTCGAGCACCGCTTCGCTCGCCGGCCGGAAGGCATGTGGCTGCCCGAGACCGCCGTGGACAACGCCAGCTTGCGGGTGCTGGCCGAGCACGGCATTCGCTTCACGATCCTGGCGCCGCATCAGGCCGCGCGCGTGCGCCGCGCCGGCAGCACGGCCTGGGAGGATCTCGGCCCGCACGGCATCGACTCGCGCCGCGCCTATCGCTGGCACTCGGGCAAGGCGGAATTGGCGTTGTTCTTCTACGATCACGATCTCGCCCATGGCGTCGCCTTCAGCGGCTTGCTCAACGATGGCGCGGCGTTTGCGCAGCGGCTGCTTGGCGGTTTCGCGCCGGCAGCCGCGGCACCACAGCTGGTGCACCTGGCGACTGACGGGGAATCTTACGGGCACCACCACCGCTTCGGCGAGATGGCTCTAGCCTACGCTATCCAAAAGCTCGCCGCCGAGTCCGCGATCGAGCTGACCAACTACGCCGCCTTCCTCGCTCGCGGCGGAGTTTTGGACGAAGTGCAGATCATCGAGGAGAGCTCGTGGAGTTGTGTTCACGGCATCGAACGCTGGCGCAGCGATTGCGGCTGCAACAGCGGCGGACATCCGGGCTGGCGCCAAACCTGGCGCAAGCCGCTGCGCGAGGCGTTGCACTGGCTCAAGGACGAAGTCGATCGCCGGTTCGAGGACTCCGGCGCGCTGCTGCCGAATCCATGGGCGGCGCGCGATGCCTACATCGAAGTGCTGCTCGATCGCTCGAACACGCGGCGCACGGCCTTCTTAGCGGCCCATGCGCGGCCGGGGCTGACGCCCAAGGAACGGGTGCGGGTGTGGAAGCTGCTGGAAATGCAGCGAGCCGCGCTGCTGATGTTCACCAGCTGCGGCTGGTTCTTCGATGACCTCTCGGGCCTCGAGACCACGCAGGTGTTGCGTTACGCCGGCCGCGCGATGCAGTTGGCGGCGGAAGTGGGCCCGCCGCTGGAGCCGGATTTCCTGGCGCGTTTGGATCAGGCGCACAGCAATTTGCCGGGCAGGCCGGGCGGCCGGCAGATCTACCGCCAGCAAGTGGCGCCGGCCGCGGTCACGCTGCCGCGCGCGGCGGCGCACGCGGTGCTCAGCAGCGTGTTCGCCACCGCCGGTGAGCTGCCGGCGGGCGCCTACACTTATCGCTTCGAGTCGCTCGAACGGGTGCGTCGCGCCGCCGGCAGCGCGACGCTGGCACTCGGGAGCGTGCGGGTGCAGGCCGAGATCACGGAAGAGGCCGCGACCTACGCTTACGCCGCGCTCTACTTGGGCGGGCACGACGCCCACTGCGCGATTGGCGGTCCGGACGTGCTCTCAAGCTTTCCCGACCTGCCGGCGCGTCTCGCGGCGGTGTTCGCGCGCGAGCCGCTGAGCGCGGTGGTGCGCGCCATCGACGCGGTATTCGGGGCCGCAGGCTATTCGCTGCGCGACTTGTTCCAGGCCCAGCGGCGCGCCATCCTGCACGGCATCGCGGCCCAAGCGTTCCGGCCCTGCGTCAGCGAGCTGGAACAAGTGTTCGATCAGCATCGCCGCATGCTCGACTTCCTGCGCGAGACCGATGTGCCGGTGCCGGAGGCTTTTCGCGAAGTGGCGCACGTGGTCTTGCAGGAGCGGCTGATGGCAGCCGTGCATCAACTGGCGGCCGGGGACAACAGCTTCGCGGCAGTGGCGGCGCTGTGGGAGGACGCCGGGCGCTGGGAGGTTAAGCTGCCGCTACCGCCGTTGACGGCGGCGCTGGAAGAGGGTTTGCGACAGGTCATGACCAAGCTAGCCGCGGATGCGCCGGCACAGGCGGGGCGCGCCGAGGCGCTACTCGATGCAGCGGCGCTGTTTGGAGTGACGCTGAATCTGTGGGCGGCGCAAAACGCTTACTACGACTTCGCCAGCGGGGGCGCGCCGGCGACGGCGTTGGCGCTGCCGCTGCTGCGCCGACTACGCCAGCGGCTGGGCTTCGCCCCGTTGCCGCCGGGTTGA
- the acs gene encoding acetate--CoA ligase: MAHADIESVLTERRLFAPAADFSARAHVPSLAEYERLATAAAADPQAFWAGIARELDWFSPWRAVLEWKPPFAKWFVGATTNLSHNCLDRHLSGWRRNKAAIIWEGEPGDSRVLTYQDLHREVCTFANVLKRLGVHKGDRVGLYLPMIPELAIAMLACARIGASHSVVFGGFSAEALRDRMNDAQAKVVVTADGGYRRGQLVPLKANVDEALRDAPSVEHVVMVRRTGETVATKGGRDHWWHELMAEVSDQCPAEPLDAEHPLFILYTSGTTGKPKGIVHTTGGYMVQTYISSKWVFDLREEDTFWCTADIGWVTGHSYVVYGILANGATSVMYEGAPNFPEPDRLWRIIDKYRVSVFYTAPTAIRSFAKWGREWPRKHRLDSLRLLGTVGEPINPEAWIWYHEEIGKQRCPIVDTWWQTETGAIMITPLPGATATKPGSATRPFPGIAAAVVTRDGQPVGPNQGGFLVIKQPWPGMLRTIHGDPDRYVQQYWSQVDGCYFTGDGARCDPDGYFWIMGRVDDVVNVAGHRLGTMEVESALVSHPAVAEAAVVGRPDAVKGQAIAAFVTLEGGNKATEALKLALRDHVAKEIGAFARPDDIRFTDSLPKTRSGKIMRRLLRDIAGGKDTVGDTTTLEDLSVLARLREEEE, translated from the coding sequence ATGGCACATGCGGACATCGAATCGGTATTGACGGAACGGCGGCTATTCGCCCCGGCGGCTGACTTCAGCGCTCGGGCGCATGTGCCGAGCCTGGCCGAGTACGAGCGGTTGGCCACTGCGGCGGCCGCCGACCCGCAGGCGTTCTGGGCCGGAATTGCGCGCGAGCTCGACTGGTTCAGCCCCTGGCGGGCGGTGCTGGAATGGAAGCCGCCGTTTGCCAAGTGGTTCGTCGGGGCGACCACCAACTTGTCGCACAACTGCCTCGACCGCCATCTCAGCGGCTGGCGCCGCAACAAAGCCGCGATCATCTGGGAAGGGGAGCCGGGCGACAGCCGGGTGCTGACCTACCAGGACTTGCATCGTGAAGTGTGCACGTTCGCCAACGTGCTCAAGCGCCTGGGCGTGCACAAGGGCGATCGCGTTGGACTCTATCTCCCGATGATCCCCGAGTTGGCCATCGCCATGCTGGCCTGCGCCCGCATCGGCGCCAGCCACAGCGTGGTCTTCGGCGGCTTCAGCGCCGAGGCGCTGCGCGACCGGATGAACGACGCCCAGGCCAAGGTGGTGGTCACCGCCGACGGCGGCTACCGCCGCGGGCAGTTGGTGCCGTTGAAGGCCAACGTCGACGAGGCCCTGCGCGATGCCCCGAGCGTGGAGCACGTGGTGATGGTGCGGCGCACGGGCGAGACCGTGGCCACCAAGGGCGGGCGCGATCATTGGTGGCACGAGCTGATGGCAGAGGTTTCCGACCAATGCCCGGCCGAGCCGCTCGATGCCGAGCACCCGCTGTTCATCCTCTACACCAGCGGTACCACCGGCAAACCCAAGGGCATCGTCCACACCACCGGCGGTTACATGGTGCAGACCTACATTTCGAGCAAGTGGGTGTTCGACCTGCGCGAAGAGGACACCTTCTGGTGCACCGCCGACATCGGCTGGGTGACCGGGCACAGCTACGTCGTCTACGGCATCCTGGCCAACGGTGCCACCAGCGTGATGTACGAAGGCGCCCCCAATTTCCCCGAGCCCGACCGGCTGTGGCGCATCATCGACAAGTACCGGGTGAGCGTTTTCTACACCGCCCCCACCGCCATCCGCAGCTTTGCCAAATGGGGCCGCGAGTGGCCGCGCAAACACCGCCTCGACAGCCTGCGACTGTTGGGCACCGTCGGTGAGCCGATCAATCCCGAGGCCTGGATCTGGTACCACGAAGAAATCGGTAAGCAGCGCTGCCCGATCGTCGACACCTGGTGGCAGACCGAAACCGGAGCGATCATGATCACGCCCTTGCCCGGGGCCACGGCCACCAAGCCGGGCTCGGCCACCCGGCCGTTCCCGGGCATTGCCGCCGCGGTAGTCACCCGCGACGGGCAGCCGGTCGGCCCCAATCAGGGCGGCTTCCTGGTGATCAAGCAGCCGTGGCCGGGCATGCTGCGCACCATTCACGGCGACCCCGACCGCTACGTGCAGCAGTACTGGAGCCAGGTCGACGGCTGCTACTTCACCGGCGACGGCGCCCGCTGCGACCCGGACGGCTACTTCTGGATCATGGGGCGCGTCGATGACGTGGTCAACGTTGCCGGCCATCGCCTCGGCACAATGGAAGTGGAGAGCGCGCTGGTGAGTCATCCGGCGGTGGCCGAGGCGGCGGTGGTGGGACGCCCCGACGCGGTCAAGGGCCAGGCGATCGCCGCCTTCGTGACGCTCGAGGGTGGCAACAAGGCCACCGAAGCGCTCAAGCTGGCGCTGCGCGATCATGTCGCCAAGGAAATCGGCGCCTTCGCCCGCCCCGACGACATCCGCTTCACCGATTCCCTGCCCAAAACCCGCAGCGGTAAGATCATGCGCCGGCTGCTGCGCGACATCGCCGGCGGCAAGGACACTGTCGGTGATACCACGACGCTCGAAGACTTGTCGGTCTTGGCCCGGCTGCGCGAAGAAGAAGAGTGA
- a CDS encoding cysteine--tRNA ligase, with protein MPLTLHNTLSGRQEEFVPLVPGKVGMYVCGVTVYDRSHVGHARALVTFDVLFRYLQHCGYEVTFIRNFTDVDDKIIKRANEAGISTADLVESNIRAFAEDMAVLGCRAPTLEPRATQHIPEMIELIEELIERRLAYPAGGDVYFAVDKFPGYGKLSKRKLDDMQAGARIEVDERKQHPMDFALWKASKPDEPWWESPWGRGRPGWHIECSVMSSKYLGQPFDIHGGGTDLIFPHHENEIAQSEAAKGCAFARYWVHNGMVTIDKEKMSKSLGNFMTVQQAAARVGGEALRLFTIGTHYRSPLDFSEQRLDDAAGNIVRIYEALARAEDVLQGESAPADAAVMAEFNAAMDDDLNTARALAVVFDTVRALNRALDGGDAAAAGPLYAALRALGAVLGIAQAAPHEFLARQRRQHLEATEVNPAEIERLIAARNAARKARDFKRADEIRAELKAKGIVLEDGPSATSWRVER; from the coding sequence ATGCCGCTCACGCTCCACAACACGCTCTCCGGGCGCCAGGAGGAGTTCGTCCCGCTGGTGCCGGGCAAAGTCGGCATGTACGTCTGCGGCGTGACCGTGTACGACCGCTCGCACGTCGGCCATGCCCGGGCGCTGGTGACCTTCGACGTGCTCTTTCGCTACTTGCAGCATTGCGGCTACGAGGTGACCTTCATCCGTAACTTCACCGACGTCGACGACAAGATCATCAAGCGCGCCAACGAGGCGGGCATCAGCACCGCCGACCTGGTCGAGAGCAACATCCGCGCCTTTGCCGAAGACATGGCCGTGCTTGGTTGCCGGGCGCCGACGCTGGAGCCGCGCGCCACGCAGCACATCCCCGAGATGATCGAGCTGATTGAAGAGTTGATCGAGCGCCGGTTGGCGTACCCCGCCGGCGGCGACGTCTACTTCGCCGTCGACAAGTTCCCGGGCTACGGCAAGCTGTCCAAGCGCAAGCTCGACGACATGCAGGCCGGCGCCCGCATCGAGGTGGACGAGCGCAAGCAACATCCGATGGACTTCGCCCTGTGGAAGGCGAGCAAGCCGGACGAGCCGTGGTGGGAGAGCCCGTGGGGCAGAGGCCGGCCCGGCTGGCACATCGAGTGTTCGGTGATGAGCAGCAAGTACCTCGGCCAGCCCTTCGACATTCACGGTGGCGGCACGGACCTGATCTTCCCCCATCACGAGAACGAGATCGCGCAGTCCGAGGCAGCCAAGGGCTGCGCCTTCGCCCGCTACTGGGTGCACAACGGCATGGTGACGATCGACAAGGAAAAGATGTCCAAGTCGCTGGGCAACTTCATGACCGTGCAACAGGCGGCGGCGCGCGTGGGCGGCGAGGCCCTGCGGTTGTTTACCATCGGCACGCATTACCGCAGCCCGCTCGACTTCTCCGAGCAACGGTTGGACGACGCCGCCGGCAACATCGTGCGCATCTACGAGGCGCTGGCGCGCGCAGAGGATGTGCTGCAAGGCGAGTCCGCCCCCGCCGATGCCGCGGTGATGGCGGAATTCAACGCGGCTATGGACGATGACCTCAACACGGCGCGGGCACTGGCGGTGGTGTTCGACACCGTGCGCGCCCTCAACCGCGCGCTCGACGGCGGCGATGCGGCTGCCGCCGGCCCGCTGTACGCGGCGCTGCGGGCGCTCGGCGCGGTGCTGGGCATCGCCCAGGCCGCGCCGCACGAGTTTCTCGCCCGGCAGCGCCGCCAGCATCTGGAAGCCACCGAGGTCAACCCCGCCGAGATCGAGCGCCTGATCGCGGCGCGCAACGCCGCGCGCAAGGCGCGCGACTTCAAGCGCGCCGACGAGATCCGCGCCGAGCTGAAAGCCAAAGGTATCGTCCTCGAAGACGGCCCCAGCGCTACGAGCTGGCGGGTCGAACGCTAG